The sequence gataactttatctctaatatcttcattaatttcttcagagataacgttaaattccaaacagtagattttatttctaaaatccataaactccagatctttttccaattctacatttgttccaatctccagggcttgtatcttccctttattttttcttttctcatctctgatctcattctcctctctcacaggatcccctatttctttaagctcctgcgtcattttgctcagttcaattttcagctccttactaccctgtcgcagggtttgtttcgttatctcaatctcatccattattttctgaaacatagttacttccagattctcagccactttcttgattgccatttttaaaaccacgaaaacaaagcaaaacaaaaataaagaagaaccacttcttatttcagcaacaattgggttaatattccaggcttgatgacatcacagtataaacagagcagcctgccttatctctctatgttcaagaatgcaaaacaaatttagttcccagcatcaaaacagttagtggcgtcgtgaagaagcagattcgtcaaaataaaatagaccaaaaagagaatagtcccagacaattaatattcctcggaatagaaatcaggaatagaaatccctcttctgtttatatctttagaatgcacttccaggacagctttttgcgacagaaacagagataagctgttaatttcgtggataacagagaagagttatagctcacccagaagttgtccaaagccgatcaaatctgacaaatctccttttgctgcaacaatttaaaccaagtaaaaaaaataatagaaagaagggtgcttgcctgttagtccgttctctctttaaagaaaagataaacgtatcgcttaagcagatagagcttgttcgaaagtccgtccggcattgttggctggaccttatctcataaattaatgaaatccagtcctcccaacaaaaacaggcttttgaggttgatctctacgtttctccctgcccgggagaaatttcatcagtaaaaaaaaaatgttctgactgatttatatctgaataagcttcttttgaggcgggagcccgtcccaaaagcaggcacaagcgaagtcacccttcccggaagtcctatccAACTTGATTTCTCATACCACATCCTGATAATATTATTGTGCAACTGAGAAAGCAGACCAGGTGtagagaacctgtggcactccagatgttgctgactgtaacacccatcatcctgaccattggcataccagctggagctgatgaagtccagcaacatggaGAGGTCCACAGGCTTACAACCCCTGTTGAATCCATGAAAGCTTGTGGCATAATACATTTATTCATCTTAGAGCTGAATTGGGGTTGCCCTCAGTAGCTGCTCGTATTGATCTAGCCTATTTACGTTATTGGCTTCGTATTCTTAATAAGGATGACTCTACCCTAGTCAAGCAATGTTGGCAGGTTCAAATGCTATCAGGAGGATGGGCGAAGAAATGCCAGTCGATTCTTTCTAAATATGATTTAACTCCAAATAGATTGATGGAATTGAGTAATGCCGCTCTCCATAATTGGATTTTGAGGGCGACGCTGCTCAAGATCGTATGTCCATTGTATCGGCTCCATTCTCTATTTGGTTTCCATGTTTCAAATTAAATCATTTTTTGTCAAACTATTTAGATGTACTTGACAGGGCTCCTATCAGAAGAGCATTTACTGCTCTCCGCTTCCAAGTGATGCCAACTCCGTACCTTGAGGGCCGTTACCGAGGTACACCCTTGGCCCATCGTAAATGCATTTATGGCTGTGACGCAATTGAGGAGATCGTCCATTACTTATTGTACTGTCCACTCTACGATGAACCTAGGCATAAATTTTTATCAACCTTTCTAGCCTTTATAACGCCTTGTACTGTTGAAGAGATGGTTATTACACTTTTATCTGATAATTTTAATTCAACTACCTTAGCGGTTGCtaattttgctttggcagccCAAAAACTGAGAGCGGCTTTTGCAAAAGAGTTAAATACCGTGACATAATCTTCCCCAATTATTatctttgtatgtatgtatttttgataATGTTTGTATGTAGTGAGaattgcacatggcctatggctaagattGCATTAAagtttatctatctatcttaaAAGTGTCCCTAGACTCTTTATTAGTTTTGCTGCAATAGTCTGCTCCTTTGGCAATTCTTCAAATTCAAGTCCTTTAGTAGAATTAATCCATGTGCACAATGCGGTGCGCAGGACTTTGAGATGACACTGCTCATCTTTCAGCTGGATGTTCAAGCAATGGGCAAAAAAACCTGGaagagaaaaatatgtatttctgACTGAAAACATGCTGTTAAGGCCTTGTTTCAATATTAAGATGGTATTAGAGGGAGTTCTTGCTGAATTCATTAGGTTAACTTTGGATGCTTCCAGACAGGGTTGATATTTCACAAATGGGTTGTTTAGATCCAACTTTTCTGTGTGCGCATAATTAGCCTGCACAGGTCCACACACACACGGCTTGTCTTATGCTTCTCATAGTTATACTGCTGTTTTCTGTTCACACCAGTTGGcagttctttattatttatttaatttatatcctgcccttcctcctagaaggagttcagggcagcaaacaaaatcagtaaaaacactctaaaacatattaaaaacaaaagattttaaaatttgttttaatatattttaacaactttaaaaacattaaaacaaagcatctttaaaaacatattttttaaaactttaaaaacatctaaaaaagtaattccaacacagaaacagactgggataaggcctgtacttaaaaggcttgttgaaagaggaaggtgttcagtaggcgccgaaaagataacagagatggcacctgtctaatatttaagggagggaattccaaagggtaggtgccacaatactaaaggtctgcttcctatgttgtgtgggacctcctgataagatggcatctgcaggaggtcctcacctgcagagtgcagtgatctactgggtatataaggggtaagatgatatttcaggtatcctggtcccaggttgcatagggctttgtacaccaaaaccttaAACTTGGTgtggtagctaatgagcagccagtgcaattctttcagcagcggggtaatgcattggcgataccctgccccagtgagcagtcgtgccactgcattttgcatcagctgcagcttttggaccaacctcaagggcagccccacataaagcacattatagtaattcaGCCTGAAGTTTACCactgacaacagtggtcaggctatactgGCCGaaaaacggccacagctgtcttaccatccaaagctgataaaaggcacttctagccactgaggtcacctgggcctctagtgacaaagatggatccaggagcacatctaggctacaaacctgctctttcagagggaatacaaccccatccaaagcagggaattgaccaattatctgaactcaggaattaccaacccacagcgcctccttcttgctaggattcagagtcagtttattggccctcatccagcccaccaccgagtccaggcactggtccagggcttgcatggcctttcccaattcagatgtagcagagaaatagagctgggtatcatgagtgtactgctgacaccttgtcccaaatctcctgatgaccgctctcaaggacttcatatagatgttaagcagtatgggggacaagatggtaccacagcacaactgccagagaggCAAAAGACAATCAGCAAATGctcttctctgaaaatgaccctggaggaaggatcggaaccactgtaaaactgtgcttccaatacccatctcaccaagttggctcagaaggataccatggccaatggtattgttatga comes from Rhineura floridana isolate rRhiFlo1 chromosome 6, rRhiFlo1.hap2, whole genome shotgun sequence and encodes:
- the TP53INP2 gene encoding tumor protein p53-inducible nuclear protein 2 isoform X2 — translated: MAIKKVAENLEVTMFQKIMDEIEITKQTLRQGSKELKIELSKMTQELKEIGDPVREENEIRDEKRKNKGKIQALEIGTNVELEKDLEFMDFRNKIYCLEFNVISEEINEDIRDKVINGLDNLLDWNDVMEFDIEKIYGINCSHVTMEKLSRDEPVHFVKKKNRDMTLQQYFSNLFRMDGKKIFGIEEIPIRLLLYDYGYDSKIIMEY